In Carassius auratus strain Wakin chromosome 12, ASM336829v1, whole genome shotgun sequence, the sequence GTTTGCAGGAGAAACTGCGTCTGCAGGGTCAGATCACAGAGGGCAGTAACATGATCAAGACCATCCTGTTTGGCCGTTATGAACTCGACACTTGGTACCATTCTCCCTACCCTGAGGAATACGCCCGTCTGGGGCGTCTGTACATCTGTGAGTTCTGCCTCAAGTATATGAAGAGTCAGACCATCCTGCGCAGACACATGGTATGAAATCCAAATTCCCTTAATAATCTCTGTTATGATTGCATGTACCGGCTAAATTTATATGGAGATGAAGTCAAATGTGACGTTGTCATGATCTATGCAGGCTAAATGTGTGTGGAAACACCCTCCTGGTGATGAAGTCTACAGAAAAGGTGCCATCTCTGTGTTTGAGGTTGATGGGAAAAAGAACAAGGTGGGGATTGGTTgttaatgtaatactttttttgtggATGTATGAATACAAAGTTTTGGAGGTGTGTGTTGCTTTGTGGCATTGCCTGTTTTCCCTCATATCTAATTCTAAGCTGTTGATGAGCTTGTTTAATAAACAGATGAAATGTATTAATCTCCGCCTCAACAGATCTATTGTCAGAACCTCTGTTTGCTGGCAAAGCTTTTTCTGGACCATAAAACACTGTACTATGATGTGGAGCCTTTCCTGTTTTATGTGATGACTGAAGCTGATAACACAGGCTGTCACCTCGTGGGATATTTCTCAAAGGTAATTAGCTGCTTGAGGCTACATGTTGTGAATTACATGATCACAAAAACATAAGCACCAAACTGTCAACTAGGGATGTCAAAGATTAATCAACAATCGATTCATTGTCAAGAAGAGATACCGTTTGTTTAAAGATATTCGTGGATGGTTAAGCTATTTAATCTTGGGCTGCGTGCATTGTGCGGATGTGAGTGATGGTGACGGGTCTGGCTCTTTGGCGAAAATAATTCAGTTACATAGGAGTTACGCTTTTAATGTgattacaaattttaaaagttaattacaacagaaacaatacaaatatattttgtattgaaaTGTAATTGCCAAgtcatgtttaattttaatttcccCAGCAAAGTTTCCAAAATTGTGCGCATTAAACAATAGCTGTGTTAACATGGACCCTACTAATCCAATCGTAAcaggactagaagcacaatcagaataaaaaaaagtcacatgtaaccaggtcaatcggattgaattggccagatcTGATTCAGATTTCGATtggattgtaaggggtggtttattctTTTTGTAATTTGAGTGAGAAGACATGTAAACATTTGAAAACTGAATCTGGAAAATTCTGCGCATGTGTagtgcagtgttaattttgacacgaaattttaatttagttttagtcttagtcttttgactttaattctttttagttttagtcatctgatttgttttaattttagtcttattttagtcgactaaaattgcttggtattttagtcgactaaaattgcttggtattttagtcgactaaaataagactaaaatcaataacagatttactagacaattttttacagctggtataggaaacaaacttaaccaaaatatataaaacacaaattcaactttatttcaacacaactgtgtctttatttcgattcaaaagcttttatgcagcaacaatcactgtcatgataatgtaaacaataactagctgccaattgaccatcaataaaagaaacataaagttaggtccaggaccttaaagcttacagctgagctgaacaataagtgcatacgtttaaagtaaatatttaataagttggcagctaggtggatataaaaaagtaacaagattttataaggtattcatttgtctagcaatattgtatgttttaaatactaaaatattgctagatttgtatgtataatgataggatgtgaacattcatgtttcacatgacgaatatagaaatatttgtgatattgtcaacaagtagaacattataaaatatactaaacattagtattaatcaaatgtatttatcatgatattacgtattagtatggtgctctcatctaacttgaagaaggggctattttacagtacttttcagttcgtaatatttaatgctacaacatcttcgcactgcactattccaattttgcttagctcaataaacaaaagaacatcgttgtgaaattacatttgagaaaatgtccgggtggctcgtctgtaaatgtcttttcaaattggttgtgttcttgccacgaatgagcgctccgcgtgctttacgctttgttttgttttgttcgtcgtcaaacgtgaagtgagctgtggacattttgtcgctcttttagacatcacctcttcgaatgccgtcttcccgggagctcatttaaaaactgaaaaccttcgcttcacgtctcaataagtcaggctcggattggttctcttctctcatgcagtctcgcctgttccgttttgctggttctttttttcattcctcgcatctctcccgtctgctgatttgattttcgtcacagtctattttcgtctcgtcctttattcgttgacgataatgtcaatcaatttagtcatagttttagtctccatcagtgccttctattttagttttcgtttcgttttcatccacaaaaatatattcgtgacgaaaataatgacgaaaatatttagtcaacgaaattaacactggtgtaGTGACATAAAAATAGCGTAATTACATATAACGTGCTGAATGAGCTATTCTTCCTGATGAATAAAGTGTCATGAATGAATGTCCTGCCATTATAAAACTCCCCTTTCGCTCAGCATCTGTGAAGTGGAGAAGCACAAAGTCCCACCAGACTGTCATCCACAGACGACTGGCACTTTTTCTGCTTTATAAAGTAAGAAGCACAGCACAACTGTTCATGTGCTGGTCATCGCCTAATTAGGACCTGAAGTAGATAAATATCAAGGGggctttttaaaacagtattcAACAACAGTGGGAAACTTTATATTAATGCAGTGtgtcaaaagagtaaatctgatcagaagcttgtgacTTCTAAACATATCAAcctgatcactttatttagcattcatgtaaacactatgTTCGGATTCATCAATCAGAATGAGTTTATTCCGATGTTTCGGAGACTTGAGTTGCTTTTAAAATAACCATGAGTACTTTTCCTCGATTCGAGTCAAGTCTGGAATCATTTCAGGTCGAGTCTGAAGTCTATAAAAATGACTTGAGTCCGAGTCAATAACTCGAGTTTGTGCAAAAACTGTTGGTAGCTGTAACAGCTTTGAGTTTAGTTTAGCTTCAGTGGGATTCTGCTTTAAGGGAAGTAGTGACTGATTGAATTTAAAATCTTTGCTGTTTTCTGTTCTGAATATGTGAACGAGGAATCTTTCTGAGGGTCTAATTATgtgaattaaagaaaaaatctagACCAGGCTTAAGTGTTTTGTGGTGCTACTAACCAATTTTAAAGAGCATTTCACCCTGTTGAGTACCGAAAACCTCAAGAACTGGCAAAACATGCGAATAAAATGCTACTTTTATGAACAATAATGAGAAATTCTAGTCTATGGTGGCTTTAGAGTCGAGACAGAAGAGTAATAAGCACACTGGCTAACTGCTTCTCCGTTTGTGCAGGAGAAGAACTCGTTCCTGAATTACAATGTGTCTTGTATCCTGACTATGCCACAGTACATGAGGCAGGGATACGGCAAGATGCTGATTGATTTCAGTGAGTACCTGTGTTATGTCTACGAGTTTACAGATTAGTGATATTGAGATCTAGATGGTTATCTAAAGGCATGTCTaattaatcaaaatcataaaACTTATACAATgtgtcaatttattaaaagtttagcaAATACATCTTTAGGGGCCCTATGAATctttttttccaggatttttcttattattattattattgttatgcttCTGAATTCTGTTTTATTGGTTTAACTATATTTGAATAACCAAAAAGCATGTGTAGttagtcaaaataataaaactttaacaattcatttattgtattataaaaatgttacaatcATAACGTCCACTCTAAAATCTAATCAAGTGAAAATTTAACACTTTTATTGTTatggcaaacaaagtgctgcacagGTTGGTTTCTATTAAATCTAAAATGTAGTTATATTGTAAGTTCCAGTTTTATAACTGGGTTCTGCAATATCACCTGTGTTTTCAAGAATCATAGACCTCTATACATGACATCAGTATTTGCCCTGAAGAAGGCCACAGAGGCCGAAACATGTTAGCATGTTTTTAATGGATAGCCAAGTTTAAAAAAAGGCTTGAGTTCCTCAGAACCTCTGTTTATTTGGGAAACATGACATCAGTACTTTGACATCATAACCATGTACATGTTAAAACTGTAATCGTTTCCAGTGATCTTGGAGTTATGTCAGAACAGGTGTAGTTGTAATGACATTATCTCTGATGCTGTTATTATTCAACACGTGCATCACTGTCTTTGTTTGGCATGGTTCTAGGTTACCTCCTGTCGAAGGTCGAGGAGAGGGTAGGTTCTCCAGAGCGCCCTCTCTCAGATTTGGGCCTCATCAGTTATCGCAGCTACTGGAAGGAAGTGCTGCTGCGGTACATGTACAACTTCAAGGGCAAAGAGATCTCCATCAAGGGTAAGAGAAGTTGCCCCTGCCATGCAAGGGAGCATTTGTAGGCACGTTCACTGACATCCCTGTGAAATCACTGTGGGTTTAGCCTTGTTTCTTGTTTTGTCCTGTTCAGAGATCAGTCAAGAGACAGCAGTGAATCCTGTGGATATTGTCAGTACTCTGCAGTCACTTCAGATGCTCAAGTATTGGAAAGGGAAGCATCTGGTCTTGAAGCGACAGGTATAAGAAAACACTTGCATTTTTTAACAgtacaaaatagatttttttcattcttatatatatgtatgtgtatatatatatatatatatatatatatatatatatatatatatatatatatatatatatatatacacacatacatatatacatatacatacatgtatacatatccatatatatatatatatatacatatataaactaacttctctctttttctattctatttattcattttatttttatttattataaaattaacaaaagcaaaaaggcctctaacactagcttgctctattctttttctatcctatttattttcatgttattaattatataataaaaataaaaaaaccttgctatgtgtactccGTTAAGCTATCGGAGactgttttgtttggtttgattgcttctgttgtcctcatttgtgagtcactttggataaatcatctgctgaatgactaaatgtaaatgtattttattattgggCTGCTATTTCCATGGACTGAACTGTGTTGatgatcatttattaattttaaaagccaaaatagatttttttttttttgtattgtaaattttttttttaatttagtagtAATTGCATTGTTGTTCTTGCAGAAATATCATTGCATTGAAATAGatcaataattcaataatttttcaaaaggAATATTTAGACTATTGTTTCCATGTTATGTTCCTGCTTTGTGGAATAATAACAGAAGATCAATGGCATTTCTCTAGCTTTtaagtattcatatttttttctgaaagcaTGCATAATTTTGAAAggataatattgcatataaatgtAACTTACGTGCTGGAGAAAAACACCTCACttagttttttttgtatgttttatattaatttttttttttttttccctctctctcttgtcTTCTGTTTCTGAATGGCACAGGACCTGATTGATGAGTGGAAGGCCAAAGAGACCAAAAGGGGCAACAACAACAAGACCATAGACCCCAGCTCTCTGAAATGGACCCCTCCCAAAGGAACCTAATGGACTTACACGTTACATTTCTTACTTCCGTTATGTCTTTTTTAGGACTCCATCAACAGTGTCTTTGCAATGGCTTCAGCTGTTAGTgtaaattttttttctctttttatgtgCCCTTTTGTTATCTGAAATCTCACTTTTTTTATACagtgctatttatttttttaaatcatgtttcattcata encodes:
- the LOC113111953 gene encoding histone acetyltransferase KAT7-like, whose protein sequence is MPRRKRTAGSSSEGTADSDDSGDHEKTDSSHSEAHQRNNTRLTRASLRLSQSSQDAPPDVKQAAERDESPPRTPTGNAPSSESDIDISSPNASHDESVTKDQKDSGSDPSHRPKRRRFHESYNFNMKCPTPGCNSLGHLTGKHERHFSISGCPLYHNLSADECKVKAIERDKQEEERSQGQNEENRHATRHQAPTQRQVRYKEKVMEMRKRRDSGLTKDQKEKYMEHRQTHGTAREPLLENITSDYDLELFRKAQARAAEDLEKLRLQGQITEGSNMIKTILFGRYELDTWYHSPYPEEYARLGRLYICEFCLKYMKSQTILRRHMAKCVWKHPPGDEVYRKGAISVFEVDGKKNKIYCQNLCLLAKLFLDHKTLYYDVEPFLFYVMTEADNTGCHLVGYFSKEKNSFLNYNVSCILTMPQYMRQGYGKMLIDFSYLLSKVEERVGSPERPLSDLGLISYRSYWKEVLLRYMYNFKGKEISIKEISQETAVNPVDIVSTLQSLQMLKYWKGKHLVLKRQDLIDEWKAKETKRGNNNKTIDPSSLKWTPPKGT